One part of the Lotus japonicus ecotype B-129 chromosome 2, LjGifu_v1.2 genome encodes these proteins:
- the LOC130735591 gene encoding uncharacterized protein LOC130735591 — protein sequence MKEWMKNFVAASSLEVSNAPAAVHANIGEFVRADPNAIVPNVIHEISVESVFVPNVEPHVETLVETTSDVNMELSARNPNPIVDTSELDLQIHQSTLGSEPSTGCKKSVIENVHELLSIWS from the coding sequence ATGAAGGAGTGGATGAAGAATTTTGTTGCTGCAAGTTCTCTTGAAGTCTCAAATGCACCAGCTGCTGTTCATGCAAACATAGGTGAATTTGTAAGAGCAGATCCTAATGCTATTGTGCCTAATGTGATTCATGAGATATCAGTAGAATCTGTATTTGTTCCCAATGTTGAACCCCATGTTGAGACATTAGTTGAGACTACTTCAGATGTGAATATGGAACTCTCTGCTAGAAATCCAAACCCCATTGTTGACACATCTGAACTTGATCTCCAAATCCATCAATCTACCTTGGGTTCTGAACCATCTACCGGTTGTAAGAAGTCAGTTATTGAAAATGTTCATGAATTATTGTCAATCTGGTCTTAG